A single window of Acidimicrobiales bacterium DNA harbors:
- a CDS encoding GNAT family N-acetyltransferase, producing MTRPELDVLVEWAAAEGWNPGLGDADVFWDTDPAGFIAAELDGEMIGGGSIVSYGGRFGFMGFFIIHPDHRGAGLGRELWSARRQLLLDRLDPGAPIGMDGVFAMQSFYEEGGFRLLHRDIRYEGPAPTGGGRRAAIGLVDAAEVDFADLDAYDRRHFPAPRPRFLERWISQPGGNAVAALTGGRIAGYGVARPCRVGHKIGPLFADDAEIAADLFYSLCGRLDGGRVQIDVPECNPAGSALVQRHGFTEVFGCARMVLGPTPELPRGEIFAVTTFELG from the coding sequence GGCCGAAGGCTGGAACCCGGGCCTCGGCGACGCCGACGTCTTCTGGGACACCGACCCGGCGGGTTTCATCGCGGCGGAACTCGACGGCGAGATGATCGGCGGCGGCTCGATCGTGAGCTACGGCGGCCGCTTCGGCTTCATGGGCTTCTTCATCATCCACCCGGATCACCGCGGGGCAGGCCTCGGCCGCGAGCTCTGGAGTGCACGCCGGCAACTCCTCCTGGACCGACTGGACCCGGGCGCGCCGATCGGGATGGACGGGGTGTTCGCCATGCAGTCCTTCTACGAGGAGGGAGGGTTCCGACTCCTGCACCGCGACATCCGCTACGAGGGTCCCGCGCCGACCGGTGGTGGCCGTCGCGCAGCCATCGGCCTGGTCGATGCCGCAGAAGTCGACTTCGCCGATCTCGACGCCTACGACCGTCGCCACTTTCCCGCCCCGCGCCCGCGGTTCCTCGAGCGTTGGATCTCCCAACCCGGCGGGAACGCCGTGGCGGCGCTGACGGGCGGCCGCATCGCCGGATACGGCGTGGCACGGCCGTGTCGGGTGGGCCACAAGATCGGCCCCTTGTTCGCGGACGATGCCGAGATCGCCGCAGACCTCTTCTACTCGCTGTGCGGTCGCCTCGACGGTGGCAGGGTCCAGATCGATGTGCCCGAATGCAACCCCGCCGGGTCGGCCCTCGTGCAGCGCCACGGCTTCACCGAGGTCTTCGGGTGCGCCCGGATGGTGCTCGGTCCGACACCGGAGCTGCCACGAGGCGAGATCTTCGCCGTCACGACCTTCGAACTCGGCTGA
- a CDS encoding aldehyde dehydrogenase family protein, giving the protein MTRIDPSWLRTDPYPQRIGGVERADGSLVDIVDPSTLEVIGSFASATEAEVDAAVGAARTSFDSGVWSRRPPSRRAEVLDSVAARIHAETPRLAALESLDTGKGLHGAVVFDLYEAATAFSHAAGAARDLHGDVRQGAFPPELLPGGGPDMLTMRMREPVGVVAELLPWNGPLLTGSQRIAVALAAGCSIVAKPSEKAVITLLELAAILEDCGLPPGVLNIVLGAGDVGERLVGDPRVDLVSLTGSPETGRRVMAAASANLTPVHLELGGKAPVVVFADADLEQAVGWAMMAAFVNMGEVCVSGSRLLIEESVFDDVVAGVAAASATLPIGDALAESTFIGPLIDQAHAERVRGFVERAVGDDGAEIVGSPSVPDGLPSTFVAPTVLSGVTRGCELEQNEVFGPVLAALPFSDEDDAVAVANGTRYGLNATVFTRDIERAFRMTRRLDAGEVNINLHFSPDMNGGRGQPRKSSGFAAVGIDAYTALKSVSLQVGPGDGS; this is encoded by the coding sequence GTGACACGTATCGATCCGTCGTGGCTCCGCACCGATCCGTACCCGCAACGGATCGGAGGCGTCGAACGGGCCGACGGGAGCCTCGTCGACATCGTCGACCCGTCGACCCTGGAGGTGATCGGATCCTTCGCCTCGGCGACGGAAGCGGAGGTCGACGCCGCGGTGGGCGCCGCACGGACCAGCTTCGACTCGGGCGTGTGGAGCCGCCGGCCGCCGTCGCGGCGCGCCGAGGTGCTCGACTCGGTCGCCGCCCGTATCCACGCCGAGACGCCCCGCCTCGCGGCCCTCGAGTCGCTCGACACGGGCAAGGGACTTCACGGCGCGGTGGTCTTCGACCTCTACGAGGCGGCGACAGCGTTCTCCCATGCCGCCGGCGCAGCGCGCGATCTGCACGGCGACGTGCGTCAGGGCGCGTTCCCCCCCGAGCTTCTGCCCGGCGGCGGACCCGACATGTTGACGATGCGCATGCGTGAGCCGGTCGGCGTGGTGGCGGAGTTGCTGCCCTGGAACGGGCCGCTGCTGACCGGTAGCCAGCGCATCGCCGTCGCACTCGCCGCGGGGTGTTCGATCGTCGCCAAGCCGAGTGAGAAGGCGGTGATCACCCTGCTCGAGTTGGCGGCCATCCTGGAGGACTGCGGCCTCCCGCCGGGGGTGCTGAACATCGTTTTGGGTGCCGGCGACGTGGGTGAGCGACTCGTCGGCGATCCCCGCGTGGACCTCGTCAGCCTCACCGGGTCCCCCGAGACCGGCCGACGGGTCATGGCGGCGGCGTCGGCCAATCTCACGCCGGTCCATCTGGAACTGGGTGGAAAGGCACCGGTGGTGGTCTTCGCCGACGCGGACCTGGAGCAGGCCGTCGGCTGGGCCATGATGGCGGCCTTCGTGAACATGGGCGAGGTGTGCGTCTCGGGAAGTCGCCTCCTGATCGAGGAGTCCGTCTTCGACGACGTCGTCGCCGGTGTCGCCGCGGCGTCGGCAACGCTGCCCATCGGTGATGCCCTGGCCGAGTCGACCTTCATCGGCCCTCTCATCGATCAGGCCCATGCCGAGCGGGTCCGGGGCTTCGTCGAGCGGGCCGTCGGTGACGACGGTGCGGAGATCGTCGGTTCGCCGTCGGTCCCCGACGGCCTGCCCTCGACCTTCGTCGCCCCGACGGTCCTGTCCGGCGTGACCCGCGGTTGCGAACTGGAACAGAACGAGGTCTTCGGGCCGGTGCTCGCGGCACTTCCCTTCTCCGACGAGGACGATGCCGTTGCGGTGGCCAACGGCACGCGGTACGGCCTCAACGCCACGGTCTTCACCCGCGACATCGAGCGCGCCTTCCGGATGACGCGGCGCCTCGATGCCGGCGAGGTCAACATCAACCTCCACTTCTCCCCGGACATGAACGGCGGTCGGGGCCAGCCGCGCAAGTCGAGCGGTTTCGCCGCCGTGGGGATCGATGCCTACACGGCGCTGAAGTCGGTCAGCTTGCAGGTGGGACCGGGAGACGGTTCCTGA
- a CDS encoding alcohol dehydrogenase catalytic domain-containing protein — protein MRVAVITGVGEVEIREDAQPTPGPGDIAIEVGACGICTMERRLFSGTQQIYPVAPGHEVAGRVVAVGSEVDDLPGSPRIGDAVTVDLLTRCGTCSACRRGRSALCKRPQGGALSDGTLAFGAGLAEFVVAPATSAFATGDAPMNQASMGEPLACVVHSVRLSGFRSGDRVAVFGGGYMGRLHLALTRHLGSPAVGVIDVSAQRLDEATEAGADWVATPDDLADRAGGSDIVFVTAGVAGAVEAALDLCDDGGTVVLYGAFPKDVLASVGADRIHHHELNLIGVYSQEPEDWRTAAGLIASGSLAADLDRLVTARYDLASVGDALRHATTEPVYRVLVGDAEQ, from the coding sequence ATGCGCGTAGCGGTCATCACCGGCGTCGGCGAGGTCGAGATCCGCGAGGACGCCCAACCCACGCCGGGACCCGGCGACATCGCCATCGAGGTCGGCGCCTGCGGCATCTGCACGATGGAGCGCCGCCTGTTCTCCGGTACCCAGCAGATCTACCCGGTCGCACCGGGCCACGAGGTCGCCGGGCGCGTCGTCGCCGTCGGCTCCGAGGTGGACGATCTCCCCGGCTCGCCCCGGATCGGTGACGCCGTCACCGTCGACCTACTCACTCGCTGTGGCACCTGCTCCGCGTGTCGACGCGGCCGGTCTGCTCTGTGTAAGCGCCCCCAGGGGGGCGCTCTGTCCGACGGCACCCTCGCGTTCGGCGCCGGCCTGGCCGAGTTCGTCGTCGCGCCGGCCACCAGCGCGTTCGCGACCGGTGACGCGCCGATGAACCAGGCCTCGATGGGCGAGCCGCTCGCCTGTGTCGTGCACTCGGTGCGCCTGAGCGGCTTCCGCTCGGGTGACCGCGTGGCAGTCTTCGGCGGCGGATACATGGGCCGGTTGCACCTGGCGCTGACCCGCCACCTCGGCAGCCCCGCCGTCGGGGTGATCGACGTCTCGGCGCAGCGCCTGGACGAGGCCACCGAGGCGGGAGCCGACTGGGTCGCCACTCCCGACGACCTGGCCGACCGCGCCGGCGGGAGCGACATCGTGTTCGTCACCGCCGGGGTCGCCGGAGCCGTCGAAGCCGCTCTGGACCTGTGCGACGACGGCGGCACCGTGGTGTTGTACGGCGCGTTCCCCAAGGACGTCCTCGCGAGCGTCGGCGCGGACCGCATCCATCACCACGAGCTCAACCTGATCGGCGTGTACAGCCAGGAACCCGAGGACTGGCGCACCGCCGCCGGGCTGATCGCGTCTGGCAGCCTCGCCGCCGACCTGGACCGGCTCGTGACCGCCCGCTACGACCTCGCCTCGGTCGGCGACGCCCTGCGCCACGCCACGACCGAGCCGGTCTACCGCGTGCTCGTGGGTGACGCCGAACAGTGA